The sequence below is a genomic window from Salvelinus fontinalis isolate EN_2023a chromosome 19, ASM2944872v1, whole genome shotgun sequence.
agcgtcgtccgggttaggggaggctttggccggggtaggccatcattgtaaaataagaatttgttcttaactggcttgcctagtaaaataaaaacttgATTGATAGCATGAAATGGCtagttgggagattgggaacctatgtGGGCTAGCTAAAGGCAACTTCATAAAATTGTTAGGTGGCTAGTATTATTATAGAGAAACAACGCCTCTATGTCTCCAGCTTGCAGACTGTATAAAGGCGTCAGCTTGCTTCAGTTTGGCTGGTGCCTAGCTGAGCTCAGCTAGCTGAACCGAACGAGTGTGCtagcatactcccttaaaagacttTCGCTTGAAAAACAAAGAAAAAGCGGCattagtactgtttgtccattttgagacaccATAGCCAGTATGCACTTCTTAAAAATACAATTCATCTAAGataattaatgacagatttcttagAGGTTTGACGTTTTTGCCATGAAGAGCTTAGTCGCGCAATTTTGCATCTGTCtaggatgtttggtgcagtatttctcaagtgaaaaaattTATGAGGCCGAATGACAATAGGCACTTCATTGAAGAAACCCTACTATTGGCCAAATCGCCAACAAGGGGGCGTAGTCTTCGGCTACCGACAGGCTTGCCTCAAGAAAATATTGTGTGTGCCCGAACAGCCATAAAAACTCTTGCCAAAGttcaaaacgaacaaaaacgtcacaaaatgtcatcaCAATATACTGTATGCACTAACTGTTCCAAACTGTTTCGGCCGAGAAGCGTGCGGACGGCATAAGGCATcagtcctcctctctatctcctctccctgTGCAGAGAGTGCCCCTGCTGTGATGTGACCCAGCAGGCTGTACACTGCTGCCACATCCAGTCACTGCCCTGctccccgcacacacacacacacacacacacacacacacacacacacacacacacacacacacacacacacacacacacacacacacacacacacacacacacacacacacacacacacacacacagacacacacacacacacacacagacacacacacacacacagacacacagcagccCAGCCGCCTGGTGTGATATAAAACCCTGAGCACCGTGCCGCATGGCGACGGCAAGCGTAACGCTGCCGCATAAAGCCTGTTGGGTTGAGCAGCATCTTTCTGCCTCTAAGCAGGATTTCAGAATCTGAATTCGCACCTCATAGTCAACATGACAGCTTAGGAGTTAGGAGCAGAGGCACCCCCGGCCCAGAGTTAAAGAAATCCATCACACATCACTGTGCAGAGCATCCTCCGCATGCAGAACAGTACTGCAGCGCTGTATACTGTAGCCCCTTAATCCACATGGAATGGATTAGGGAGACGCAATAGAATTATCGAACTTTAGGTGTGTGTGCTGATCACATAGAGAGGATGTGAGGATATGCTTGTTGGGGATCTGTTTCGTATCTTCTAATGGTTTGGGTTTGGAGGGTTGATTACTGATCCAGGGCTGATCCTAGAACAGTGATAAAGGACATGTTCTCCTTGGAGCTACTGTCTGTCTCCGCCTCTGCATACACTATACTATCTAGAACGTGAAAGGTGTTTTTGGCTGTGGCCATAGGAGAATCCTTTGAagaacccattttggttccaggtagaaccttttttggttccttgtagaaccctttccacggagggttctacatggaaccaaaaaaggttctacctgaaaTCAAAACGTGTTTTAACTGGAAATAAAACGGTgttcttatggggacagccgaagaacccttttggaacataGTGCCCACACCCCACAATCCCTCACATGCTGACTGACGGATCAACTCAGGTTATGGTTACAGAACTTGGATGCGGTGAGAGTAGGATTTCTGATATATTTCTGTGGCTCTTCTCTCAATTGACAATGGGAAGGCCAAGTCCACTTAATGTAGAATGTACTGTATAGCTACAGTACACAACTTTGCTTGCAAAAGACTGTTATGGTGTATCACGCATGCATTTTCTTACTGATAAAGGTACGTCTGAATGGAAATAGCCTGATGGGAGTGTCGGCATGGtgcgtgtgtgacagagagagacaaactatGGCCATTGTGTGCATTTTGATAACATCGATCCACAGCAGATTTTACAGACAGAGGTGAGGGTTCTTTTATAGCCTGACGAAGACCTTTGGGTTTACGCTGTCACAATTGCACTCAATAAAACTACAGGAATATTCAACAGTGTACTGGACCAGTATCTATCTTTCTTTCAGAATGATTTTATATCTTTAATATATAGAAAAGCCTCTGCATGCTTAAACTCTATGATCCAAAACATCCCATACAGTCCAAACCCAAACAAACCACATGACCGGGGGAGAAATGTCACTCACTCATACGCTACAACATCTGTGACCAGTGCATCTATCTCTGTCTACAATAGATTCTATACATTATACAGTACAGTTTACAGAGCTGAAAGTGTCCCACCGATTTGTAGCTGTGTAACCCAAGTCTGTGTTGCCAACCCGTAGTCTTGATGTCTACTTCTTTTATACAAAGTAGAGACCATCGAGGCTCTTACAGACACattcgaggaggaggaggaagaggtgttgatgttggaggaggaggagatggaagggGCAGCAGCAGAAATCGCGGCAGCTCTTGAGGAGCTGTGGAGTGGGGATGAGCCTGAGCTGGACAGCCCCCCAGCCGAGCCCTTAAAGCAGGCAGAGGCCATAGGCGAGGCCCATACTGTGCCACTCGTGGAGGCAGAGGCAGCTAGTGCCGCCCCAGAAGGCTCTAACgggagggtggaggagaaggaggaggaggtggcagaggctgagggggaggaggagagtccTGAGgaaggtgtgtctgtctgtcctctctctcctctcccaggctGCATGTTATTGTATTGTATGTAGACAATAATATAATTTAGGCTTTAAGGGAATATTACCCCCGCTACGCTCTGCTAAAGGCTGCAAGGCAACACAGGTGAAAGCTAGGAGCCATGTTTTAAAACTTTCTTCCTGATTCCtccttttttctttctctttgcttttgTTTTCAGTTTTTAGCTGCAATTTTTGAGGCCGGGCTTTTCGTGTCTGTGTATTAATGAAATGTCGCCGATCCTCCCAACCAAGCTTTCCCTTCTCTGATGCTACTTACCGATGTATTGATGTCTCATTGGTGTTAACCCATTGCTCAGTGGCTTTCTGCCAGTGATGTTTGCCATTAAAATGCCTAATTTATATAGCATGTAAATCACTCGTTCTCTATTGGATTCAGCTGTGTTTCGTAATAATATCAATATCAAGTGTTTTTATTGCCATTTCACTGGTTTTCATCTTTTAGATATTGTGTCAATAGTGTTATTCTGTCATTTTTCCTATTGTTGAAATATATTTATGTCTTAGTTGATCTTAAAAACCTTATACTAATGACTTGAAATAAAATTAGAACTTATACAACTTATTCTAGCAAAATTTGATGATAGATGATTGTACATTGTCCTCAAAGGTAATAGTTGAATATGTAATCAAAAATCAGGGTGTAAAGCAGACATTTAGCTAAATAAAAATCATTAGGATTTCTCCATAAAGCCTGGAAATAATGACAGAAAGGCTATTATTTGACCCTTTATTAGATATGTAAAGTCGTCAATTCCATTTCTCATTGCTTGGTTCTTCTCATCCATCAACGCCATGGCTGCCTGCACATTCCGGTTCCGTCATTCCGGTTCCATAACGTTCCGTCACGTTCCATGCCATTGTTCCGTTCATCAGTGAGTGGGTTCCGCCTCATGGGTTCCGCCTCATGCTCCTGTCCTGCCTCAGTGATGCGCGATGATCTTTGTATTGTGCTACAGTAAGTGAAAACAGGCTTTGAGTCTGGAGCAGAGCTTTGCCTGTGTCTGTGATAGTATGGCTGGCCCTGGTTAAAATGGCTGACCTAAAACAAAGTATCCTACCTTTAATAGCTGAATGTTGAAGCAAAACCAAACAAACTACTAAAGATTTAACTTACAGCCTTGAAGATGGACACGGACAAACCAGACAGCGAGAGGAGTGGATCCCTCAGCCCAGACTTCACTGAACAAGAGAGTCCAGCTTTCCTCAGCGGGGTCCACGTAGCAGCACCCCTGATCCCCAAAACGGACATGGcttccccttccccttctctgTCCCCTTTACCTTCAAACAGCCAGAGCCAAGCCAAAGAGCTTAGCAAAATGTCTATACTGGATGAACCTAAAACAGTCTCAGAGAAGCAGCCGTCAGTGGATGTTCTTGAGTCCAGTAACCTCACAACGGATTCAGGGTCTGGGTTCACTACAGCTGGAGACCGAGGTCAAGGACAAGGTGTCCCATCTGACTCTAACAAAGACAAATCGGGCATGTCAGCTTATTTCGAGACTTCGGCCCTGAAGCCAGACGAGGGATCCAAGGGGGTTCAAGCAGAAGGTTATTATGAACTGAGCACTgcaggagaagagaagaaggtCTTAGGGAGCAGTTCCCCAACAGTTACGTCACCCCTTGAGATCAACTATAGCATGCTAGCACAAACACAGTCAGTGGAGGAGAAATCAGACACCAAGAAGAGTTCGATGGGAGATCAAAAGGAGACCTTACCGGCACTGGACAGGAGTAACGAATGTAGGCTGTCTCCTGGGAAACTGGCCCTGGATCAAAGAAGCTACTCTCTCAACATTACAATTGGATCGATGGATCCCAGTGGTCATGGACGACCTAGAAACTTTTCCCCACTGGCCACGGATATCATGTGTTTTACCAGCGGCAGTCTGGAGGAGTCTGCCAACTATCTCCCAGTCACCACTCCGTCTGTGGAGAAGGAGCCACCACCCTTCCCTCCCCTGATCCTGGAGACAGCAGCCTCAGTCACGTCAGACTCCTCGTCTCCTCCCCACAACACAGCAACAGAGACCCCCGGTGAAAAGACTAGCCCCCAGGGGTCAGAGTCCCCAGAATCTCCCTTCCCACCCAAATACTACTACAAAAATGGGACAGTCATGGCTCCTGATCTACCTGAAATGCTGGACCTTGCGGGCAGCAGGTCTAGACTGGCTTCTGAGAACACTGACCCTGAGATCATGAGGAGGAAGTCTGTACCTGCGGACGCCCAAGGCCTTGGCAGCGACTCCCTGGCTAACCTGGTTCTGGGGGACCAGAGTCAGAACCAGAGTCTCGCCAAGAGTGAGAGCCAGCTGGAGGAGTTGGGTTACTGTGTGTTCAGTGAGTACTCAGGGCCCATGCCTTCCCCTGCTGACCTCCATAGTCCCATTGACTCCCCGCCTCAGCGCTTTACCCCTATGGCTCTGGAGGAAAAGATGGCGGAGGAGAAACTGAAAATCGACGCCAGAGACAAACTAGCCGAAGACGAGAAAACCAGTCAGTTAGCTGAGAGCGCCGGTTCCAAAGAAAAAGAAGAAACCAAACAAATGGGACAGAACGACTCAGCTTCAGAGGAAAAAGACAACAAAAAGATCAGCCATGAAAATGTTTCCATGGAAAACCAAAAAGACAAACCAGCTTCAGCTCTGAAGTCAGCCGAGTCCTTTGTAACTCCTACAGTGACGGTTaccctggaagaggaggagaagctAGGAGACAACGGACCCGAGACAGATCCTGAGATGGCTGCCTATGAGAGGCAGATTCGCCGgctggagatggaggacaggccccTGAGCATGGAGGAGGAGCGGGAGCTGCAGGAGCTCAGGGAGAAGGTGAAGGACAAGTTCCTGGTGCACCAGGAGGCATACGAGGAGGTGGATGCTGAAGACGTCTACCAACTGACTGGAGTTGCCAAGGACAGGATCGGCAGGCCCGTTAGGCCCTCCCCAGCCTCCTCCGTGGAGAGTACCACAGAAGAAGACAATGTTTCAGTTACGGAGACAGAGAAACCTAAACAGACGGGAGGTCAGACAACGCCAACCAAGGTTGACGTCATGGGGACGTCTCCCTCTGTGTCAGGTGGTGGTGTGAGCACCACAGAAGAAGACAAGGTTTCAGTTACGGAAATAGAGAAACCTAAACAGACGGGAGGTCAGACAATGCCAACGAAGGTTGACGTCATGGGGACGTCTCCCTCTGTGTTAGGTGGTGGTGTGAGCACCACAGAAGAAGAAAAGGTTCCagttacagagacagagaaacctaAACAGACAGGAGGTCAGACAATGCCAACCAAGGTTGACATCATGGTGACTTCTCCATCTGTGTCAGGTGATGGTGTGAGCACCACAGAAGAAGAAAAGGTTCCAGTTACGGAAATAGAGAAACCTAAACAGACGGGAGGTCAGACAATGCCAACCAAGGTTGACATCATGGTGACTTCTCCATCTGTGTCAGGTGATGGTGTGAGCACCACAGAAGAAGAAAATGTTCCagttacagagacagagaaacctaAACAGACAGGAGGTCAGACAATGCCAACGAGGGTTGACATCATGGTGACGTCTCCATCTGTGTCAGGTGATGGTGTGAGCACCACAGAAGAAGAAAAGGTTTCAGTTACGGAAATAGAGAAACCTAAACAGACAGGAGGTCAGACAACGCCAACAAAGATTGACGTCATGACGACGTCTCCATCTGTGTCAGGTGGTGGTGTGAGCACCACAGAAGAAGAGAATGAGAACGTTAGCGAAGAGGAGCTGAAGAAGGAGCAGGTTGTAGAGGTCAAAGAGAAGACCATGGAAgaaaagaaaaagggggaggagggggagggggaggagggggaggaggatacaGAGCAGGCAGTGGAACCAGAGGAAATCATGATAAAGATAAAACCATCAATGCCTGTAGAGAAAGAAGAGAATGTTGAGAAGGATAGAATGACAAAcaaggtggaagaggaggaggaagatagtgaaGTTCTGGGAGGGGCAGGAGCAGCGGTGATTGATGTTCCAGAACCCAGAGCTGCCATAGAGTCAGTGGTGACTGTAGAAGATGACTTCATCACTGTAGTCCAGACCATCGACGAGGGTGAGGAGCCAGGACACAGCGTGCGTTTTTCCGCTCCGCCCGAGCCTGAgacaccagaggaggaggaggaggagtcccAAGAGGTGGAGATCATGGAAGCAGCTAGTCTGGAGGAGGTGGGGGATGTCTCAGAGGAGGCCCTTGAGAAGGAGGTGCATGCCTCCCCAGAGAAGGTGCAGTTGGAGAccgagggacagacagagagctacGACAGAGATGAGACCACCATGGACGACTCCATCCTAGACAGCTCTTGGGTCGACACTCAAGGTGAGATTTCTCTCTGTTATAATCCAATAATACATGTTTTAATGACAGATAAATTACATCCTTTAATgaccacaaataataatataataagtgGTTTGAAAATGCAATAGTATAGTCAATATGTGACCGTCTCGATTCGGTCCAATGTAGCAACATTTGtaatggtgttttttacattggataaaagtagagacagagctacaaaatggtatatcatacactacagttgagggacaatgggaaagtaattctgctttgaaagttgataaacttgttgcCTCACTTTTGACAAAATGGCCCgttaatgttttggtacacctactggagagcacttctttgtctacacccatttagcatcgttcacaccctcttaagccttagccccacccatgtCCTTTAAGGATGCACAGTGTAggaaacaaccaaagatttcaagactaaaagtggtgaatGTAGTAGCAAAAAGTAGTcttaaaaatacactttatctagtccttggcctatatcctaattTGATATCCtagtcatgttgttcttcacattaccatctgtagtaaacacacactatataaaaataaaaaaagattttaggactcccgagtggcgcagcagtccaaggcactgcatcgcagtgctagaggtgtctctacagacctgggttagatcccaggctgtatcacaaccgacaatgattggcccagtgtcgtctgggttacgGGAGGGTCATCACACCCAAGTAATGCCTCTTCTTTGAAGTAGGGACATGGGACAAACGCCTGGTTTCTTGAAATATATGGATCTGATACCTGTTCATGTTTATTGCAATATTTTCACAGTGGAGACTTCATATTTCATCATGATAACAAAATTACACATCAACACTGTTTTATCCAGGTTATGAGTGTTATGCCCATATTTTGTGTTGTGTCCATAGTACAACTGCATGAtgatgaccttaccatgtctgtTTTGTACCTAGATCTCTCCACTGTAGATGTGGATGATGACATGAGCATGGCTGCCGAGCAGATCGAACCCCTGAGAGCCGACCGAGTCCCAGCCCCACCAGTCAAGAAGTACAAGACTCTCCAGCAGCAGAAGCAGGAAAAGCAGCCAGTGAAGCCCAAGGCTAAAAGCGGGCGTGTGAAGGGGCGCGAGGGGTGCGTCTCCACCCCTGAACGTAAAGCCATCCGCAAGGAGACGGTCTATATCCCCAGGGAAGACATCAAGAAGAAAAAAGGTTCAGAACTACAGTATCTCTCCAAATCATTTTGTTactctatttattttatttttgtaaattaTTTGTAGTTATACATTATTAATTAACAGATTATTAAATTCTCTTTTATTTGAAGTGGTGTAGATCTCCATTCAGTTTGTTACTCTAGAGGGCCAGATTCCCAGATACTTCagtggagaatctccattgaaatagctttttagtccaggacaagGCTGGatatgtgtctgggaaaccaataATTAAAAACATTTCTATATAGGACTTTGTAGTTATATATTATTAATTGACAGATTTTGTTATTCTCTTTCATTCTAATTGTCAAATATTATCATCTTTAAAAGCCTTTAAGATCTCAGATGAATGTTAACTGGCCTTCAGAGAGCCTCTCTCTGTGGGTGTCTGTCCTACCAAACCTTTGTGCCACACTATGTCCTttccttccttttctctctttgaCTATCTCTCACTCTTCCTTCTGATGCTACTTGTACATTCTTCCTTTTTTTCCCTTGAACTATGTCTTTACCTCTTCCTTCTCCTAGCCGTGATCAAGAAGACTGAGCTGACTAAGAAAGGAGAGACGCGCTCCTCTCCATCACGGAAGAGTGTGTTAAAGCCTACTGCGGTCCGACACCCACGTCCCGCCCAGCCCCAACCCCACCCCTGTGCTAGGAGGAAACCTACAGGTGACCAACCACTCCTGggtttcgtcccaaatggcaccctattctctatagggcatggtcaaaagtagctcactaaataggaaatagggtgccatttggaatgcacacCCGCTGGCTGGGCCAGTGAGGCATCTGCAATGTGGCTGCAAATATGAACATTCTCatctcatcaatcaatcaaatgtatttataaagccctttttacatcagcagtttcaCAAAGTACTCAACATTAACCTCATCCTTACAGTTGTTTGAAGCTTCTATTTTTGTTAAATTTTGCTAACTTATTTTGTTCATCTATACATTTTTATTCTGTCTCATTTGTTAGTTAATTTGTCATTTTCAGTGTTTGCATTTTATTAAAATAAACTCATTTGTTATACATTTTTCATTTGACTTCATTTTTCAAATGTACTTGTTGGGAACAGTCAGTCTCTCAACTTTTTGGATTTCTTTTATTATTTGCTATTTACTTTGAATTGCATCTTTCTTCTCCTCAGCTCCCATGTTCATTCTAGGTTTCTCATTTCTGGGAGATGGTTTGTTTGGTAATTTAATGTTACTGCTTCagagttacagttgaagttggaagtttacatacacttaggttggagtcattaaaactcgtttttcaaccaatcctcaaatttcttgttaacaaattatagttttggcaagtcggttaggacatctactttgtgcatgacacaagtcatttttccaataattgtttacagacatattatttcacttataattcactgtatcacaattccagtgggtcagaagtttacatacactaagttgactgtgcctttaaacagcttcggaaaaatgatgtcattgctttagaagcttctgataaactaatagacatcatttgagtcaattgatagttgtacctgtggatttatttcaaggcctaccttcaaactcagtgtctctgcttgacatcacgggaaaataaaaagaaatcagccaagacttcagaaaacaaatgtagacctccacaagtctggttcatccttgggagcaatttccaaacgcctgaaggtaccacgttcatctgtacaaacaacagtacacaagtataaacaccatgggcccactcagccgtcataccacccaggaaggagacgcgttctgtctcctagagatgaacgtacctttgtgtgaaaagtgcaaatcaatcccagaacaacagcaaaggaccttgtgaagatgctggaggaaacaggtacaaaagtatctatatccacagtaaaacgagtcctatatcgacataacctgaaaggccgctcagcaaggaaaaagccactgctccaaaactgccatgaaaaagccagactacggtttgcaactgcacatggggacaaaaatctttctttttggagaaatgtcctctggtctgatgaatcaaaaatagaactgtttggccataatgaccatcgttatgtttggaggaaaaagggggccgcttgtaagccgaagatcaccatcccaaccatgaagcacgggggtggtagcatcatgttgtgggggtactttgctgcaggagggactggtacacttcacaaaatagatggtatcatgaggcaggaaaattatgtggatatattaaagcaacatctcaagacatcaatcaggaaggtaaagcttggtcgcaaattagtcttccaaatggacaatgaccccaagcatacttccaaagttatggcttaaggacaacaaagtcaaggtattggagtggccgtcataaagccctgacctcaatcctatagaaaatttgtgggcagaactgaaaaagcatgtgcgagcaaggaggcctacaaacctgactcagttacaccagctctgtcaggaggaatgggccataattcacccaacttattgtgggaagcttgtggaaggctaaccgaaacgtttgatccaagttaaacaatttcaaggcaatgctaccaaatactaattgagtgtatgtacacttctgacccactgggaatgtgatgaaagaaataaaatctgaaataaatcattctctctactattattctgacatttcacattcttaaaataaagtggggatcctaactgacctaagacagggaatttttactaggaataaatgtcaggaattgtgaaaaactgagtttaaatgtatttgactaaggtgtatgtaaacttccgacttcaactgtatgtgtactACAGtattttgtctctttctctctgtatttaaCAGATTCTCCATCTCTTACCCTCTCGCCTAACTTTATCTGTCTCCTTTTAACCTTTGTAATGATTGCAACTTCCTTGCTGTGAAAGAACTACAGTGAAAGAAGTGTGTTCTCCCAGCATTTCCCCAGAGCAGGACAGTattagtcccaaatggcaccatattccctatttagtgcactacttttgaccagagccactaGCGAACAGGGTGGCATTTAGGATGTAAGCACAGCCTCTTAAACTTACACCGAAAAGCTGTAGTGGTTGCCAAGCAACTGGTAGTTTGGCAGCTCTCAGATATTGGTGTACTTCATCTGACAGAGATTTTCCACAATAgagaaatacactgagtgtacaaaacattaggaacacttaagTTGCTCcccgtttgccctcagaacagccttccTTTGTCGTGGCATGGACTCTACCAGGTGCCGGAAatgcacagggatgctggcccattttgactccagtgcttcccacagttgtgacaagttgtctggatgtcctttgggtggtggaccattcttgatacacacaggaaactgttgtttTTGAAAAGCCCAGccacgttgcagttcttgacacactcaaaccggtgcacctggcacttactaccataagggtggctactttgaagaatctaaaatatattttgatttgtttaacactttttttgcttactacatatgtgttatttcatagtgttgatgtctccactattattctacaatgtagaaaatagtaaaaataaagaaaaacccttgaatgagtaggtgtgcccaaacttttaactggtactgtaactCTGTCGCTCTCTACTATTCTAGAATCTTTCTAAATTGCTGCATTGCCCTAATTAAATCGTTCAGGGGGTGAGATAGAGGGTGGGATGGGAGGTGCACTTATGTAGTCCAAAATCCTGTATTCTGTATGATTTTCTTCCAAGGCATTTGGAGAAAGACCTTTTCTCTAGCAGCTTGAATAAGGTCTCAGCCAATTCCCTCATTgtatacagtaatacagtgtaattatacagtactgtacccAATTTAGGGCTAAATTACCTCTCACAAAGTTTTCTTTAGTTGTTGACAGAAGAGCGGTAACTGTTTGTCCAATAGTTTGTCCGTTAGATTGTGTTTGTACAGGCTGTAGAGTGGGTGGCGTGCTTCAGCCacagctgttgtgtgtgtgtgggagagttttgttgtgttgctgtcaATCTGTTGTAATGTTTAAAGGAGTAGTTTTCTTTTTTTACAACCAAATATCTATTTGTATGTTATAGAAATGTCCAGACCTCTTTTTTGTAATTTCACATGATTTTGAGAAACGTACCCTAAACAGGAAATCACTTCCTCATCCTTGATGTGTAGTATGGGGGCCCCAAAAACACATGAACAaaggctccaaaaacacccaaacatgtcattttagaaacggcaaagctctcagtatagtgatacagGTCTTTGACGTT
It includes:
- the LOC129816562 gene encoding microtubule-associated protein 2-like isoform X8 — encoded protein: MADDRQREDSPPQWDPSGAQDPSTPPAHGANGYPPSYRACQPGTAHGAAPPSYTARENGFNGDHAVTAEQVSARIVQEVTAEAVAVLKGEQETRLPSVEDTVNLPPSPPPSPAAEHCFGPLDQDVGDEEEEACPLHHFQNSRERCKFLAPSISVSMPEDDPYHSDEEYYDHPLFSPEWDRSVSSRPSVPASAFRQIQETIEALTDTFEEEEEEVLMLEEEEMEGAAAEIAAALEELWSGDEPELDSPPAEPLKQAEAIGEAHTVPLVEAEAASAAPEGSNGRVEEKEEEVAEAEGEEESPEEALKMDTDKPDSERSGSLSPDFTEQESPAFLSGVHVAAPLIPKTDMASPSPSLSPLPSNSQSQAKELSKMSILDEPKTVSEKQPSVDVLESSNLTTDSGSGFTTAGDRGQGQGVPSDSNKDKSGMSAYFETSALKPDEGSKGVQAEGYYELSTAGEEKKVLGSSSPTVTSPLEINYSMLAQTQSVEEKSDTKKSSMGDQKETLPALDRSNECRLSPGKLALDQRSYSLNITIGSMDPSGHGRPRNFSPLATDIMCFTSGSLEESANYLPVTTPSVEKEPPPFPPLILETAASVTSDSSSPPHNTATETPGEKTSPQGSESPESPFPPKYYYKNGTVMAPDLPEMLDLAGSRSRLASENTDPEIMRRKSVPADAQGLGSDSLANLVLGDQSQNQSLAKSESQLEELGYCVFSEYSGPMPSPADLHSPIDSPPQRFTPMALEEKMAEEKLKIDARDKLAEDEKTSQLAESAGSKEKEETKQMGQNDSASEEKDNKKISHENVSMENQKDKPASALKSAESFVTPTVTVTLEEEEKLGDNGPETDPEMAAYERQIRRLEMEDRPLSMEEERELQELREKVKDKFLVHQEAYEEVDAEDVYQLTGVAKDRIGRPVRPSPASSVESTTEEDNVSVTETEKPKQTGGQTTPTKVDVMGTSPSVSGGGVSTTEEDKVSVTEIEKPKQTGGQTMPTKVDVMGTSPSVLGGGVSTTEEEKVPVTETEKPKQTGGQTMPTKVDIMVTSPSVSGDGVSTTEEEKVPVTEIEKPKQTGGQTMPTKVDIMVTSPSVSGDGVSTTEEENVPVTETEKPKQTGGQTMPTRVDIMVTSPSVSGDGVSTTEEEKVSVTEIEKPKQTGGQTTPTKIDVMTTSPSVSGGGVSTTEEENENVSEEELKKEQVVEVKEKTMEEKKKGEEGEGEEGEEDTEQAVEPEEIMIKIKPSMPVEKEENVEKDRMTNKVEEEEEDSEVLGGAGAAVIDVPEPRAAIESVVTVEDDFITVVQTIDEGEEPGHSVRFSAPPEPETPEEEEEESQEVEIMEAASLEEVGDVSEEALEKEVHASPEKVQLETEGQTESYDRDETTMDDSILDSSWVDTQDLSTVDVDDDMSMAAEQIEPLRADRVPAPPVKKYKTLQQQKQEKQPVKPKAKSGRVKGREGCVSTPERKAIRKETVYIPREDIKKKKAVIKKTELTKKGETRSSPSRKSVLKPTAVRHPRPAQPQPHPCARRKPTVGVPEGRRPLSVARQSRDRASSPPLTKIPTCKTRVAALLPPRPNSSCSSHTKKNLLGEVELDRPRPSSAGPHDSTTLPRLIYADGGSQSPKRSSLPRPASVPRPASILSRRTHHQPHDQEESSTSITSSGSTAPRRPTSFSTEVRAEHRTGRAPSWTGTQSMRSRSLCTTTRTPGSTAISPGTPPSYSYSCRTPGTPLTPGTPRSRSLLQEKKVALLRTPPKSPATTPKQLRVLNQPLPDLKNIKSKIGSTDNIKYQPKGGQIQILNKKLDFSHVQSKCGSKDNMKHSPRGGHVQIQTKKIDLSHVTSKCGSLDNIRHRPGGGNVRIESVKLDFKDKAQPKVGSLDNAHHTPGGGHIMALNTLNPTCLPSIPGPEHPEPNLPPVYSRP